The nucleotide window tcattggccccatcgtgcAGTGGAtaacaatacaatggaaacttttccaaatattcaattaataggtcaaaatacaaaaaaaaataatcatatgcAGTTTTCAtgtcaaaaatccatgaattaggctacgaaatgcttcCTCTTCCACCCTATTCTtcggatttagccccgagtgactatttcttgtttccaaacctgaaaaaatgtctcggcggaaaaAGATTTGACTTCAacaatgaaatcatctcacaaaaatacctattttgaggacttggggaaaattttatgttttggaagggataaacaaattggagaaacgttggacaaagtgaaTAGAGCTGAAAACagctgaaaataaaaaaaatatttggttatccaaaaaaactgtgtttcattcaaaaaagcACCCTCGTACATCCGAAAACGTATTCAATTTCTGTCTCGACCAACATTCcttcccagcgggaaaaaatgataggacttcaatttgtaggccttctaaaaggcatacttacacattctaaaagatccgatactcattcaaccctgcctgctcttagaaggtgttcaagaagccctatgaatccccttctaataacaagtgagcttgttcgctgccaacagcccatcataagtaggccttctctcagccctctaacagcagcgagtatgcaaggccttggctcgcaatgacacgccgtgtaaaattgaaatgattttgcaatgcggcaaaatgattttgcaagtccttgtgtctgcaaaatgaggcatttaggaaggcctctttactgcatatttttcccgctgggttaaTTCGAGAACTAATTTTCAATCTTATACCCCGTTCTCACGACGGCtttattcgtcattcacgctctcattcACCATTCAAtccccaattacgaactgaattacatgattcgcatacaaaatttcaagggCGAATTACGTTGTTCGTatgtaattcagtttgaattaccttacGAATTACGAACAAATCAGTctcatctctaatttttatcgagtGTTTTGTCAATGTCAGCTATCAaaacaaaagtaccaaaacaaaacgaagaaaataaaacaaaaagatgAAATAAATGTCAAATTGAATTACGAATCTATCGTGAGAACGGGTTGTTTCGCAATAGTAATTCAGATCGTGAATTAAGTAATTCAACCGCTCGTCAGAACATGGTATTAGATTATTGATAACCTCCCTGGGAGTAacttaaattatcttgtcttgcAGTATAAATGCTATGTACCTGTTTAATTTGTCCTTCAAGAAATTAGACCACTAGATCGGACTCTCGCCtgacaaagacctaactcaattgtcaaaaaccttagTGTTTAGGatatattactaaaaaaaaacaatgtgaaaacaaaaacaacactcgtatgtgtgattttttaagtaattttttgtttgagtttttttctagtttcggcactgctacacgttcaatatatattgtgatatttggatcgcgttACATtttaatggatcacgcaaaattagatTATTCTgcaatttggatcgcgatccatcaatactgcatgctataccttcaataaatatcgcgatactggatcgcggtcaatatacatacatatattgaacgtgtagcagtgcccacAGAGAAATACACAttgagcggaaactagaaaaaaactcaaacaaaaaaatttctgaaaaatgttacTCATACgggtgttgtttttgttttactaatacattctcaccccttaggtttttgacaactgagttaggtctttgacagcagagtttccgctctatgtatatttatgatttaaacttcaaaataaaaaactacttgacaaaaattatattcaatttcaaactgaaattattcTGATTTAGAGTATTGACATGATAAAAGTGTTAGCTAGCAGCAGCGCACCTGTGCTTTCTTCGTTAttgttacaaataaataatgCTTGCTACTCATGCGCATTGATcattaaattgattaaatttgaaaataaactatttttatcGTAAGgccgaatatttttaatttccatttttgttttaaaactacAACCCACATATTGGATTTTATTAATGAACAGTGGATCAAAGTGATTAAATAAATTGAACATGTCtaaagtgtaatacaaatgtaattcaattgcttgactattaTTCAAGGCATGAATTACACTTGTTTTCAACATGAAATCAATTTAGCTGATATAATAAAGTTCATTTGCAACAAGAAGCTAAGAACTTAATAAACTTAGTTTCGAGTAAAGTGGCTTTGAATGATCGAagtgattttattattatttaaatatttccatatattaaaatttgtaactttGATGGAAGGATTGACATTGCTTTATtactgtaaaaaaatattaattttttacattgtgAACCATGATAGAAAAACACAAGGTAGTTCCACTTCTCtctcacaaaaatatttttgaagtttattGGAATTACATATTTGATATtagttttttgtaaacaataaaaaaatcattgccATATAAGAGAAACAACgttaaatgtgtaatttatataaaaggaTACATATCTTCACCTTAAATGCACACGGACGTAACTtcacaaaaattctaaatcgagtttttgattgattacTGTTCTTTTTATCAAATTGAGCATTTAGTCACGCAAATTTTTAGACCctggaataaaaattaaaactttcaaaTCATAAATTCAAACGGCAAAAAAATGCCGAgaattctttattattattgattttataacgttttttgcatctcctgtaaaaaaaataaaagtgtagttacgtccgtgaGGTTTCTTATTTGGAAAGAATTTTGTCTTGCTTTTATGGCTACCAATTTCGAAACATCACATCGTGGTTCCAAATcataatctaggtggacaaaattatttggcgctctttttatatagaattggtatatccgattccaaatttttttttttttaaatatcaatataaattttttttcatgttacagtagggtctagatatacatataaaaatcattaataaaaaaattaaaaaaaatagttttcatgtgtttttgaaactaaatttttaaaaagatctgtatttactatatttcaagttacagtagggtctagatatataaaaatcaataataaataaagaaatttttctaaaaattccattccgtaaaaattaaaaaaaaagtatttcggcgggtgctggcggctaccatttttttacaaagacattccccagaagtttctttaaatgatgtatatagtcgttggacgggcttcgacggtctttttttggcaagctatataacattcttagaaaaaaaaaatatcagtatatttgacaCCCAAGttgaaaggactataacaggaaaatggtgaggcacataaatataagatatacacttaagaAAAggtatatcaatgtttatctataagatatatctaattttgtaaagcagtaaaatattaaaaaaaaaaattaacgaaaatatggttcaaaatttgttgaacttctggcgcttctgtcgagaaaacgaaatgtccaattgaaaaacccatttgtattgaaGGAGAGCAGAATGTCtgcttcagtaaaaacttagtttttccaaattctgaagataccgattttcataattttgtccacctagattttgatttggaaccacagtgcatcAATGAGAAATTTGATTTCTAACGCCAGCCTTCATTGAAAGTGTTGAacgtaaaagttttaaaaaattggcttTATAATAATTCCTGGATTTATCTGAAGTTAAGAccttcatacatatgtatgtatattgtccACTTTGTTTCTCCAAACCATCAGAATAGCTGGTGTCTTCAGGTGAACTTCCAAATGGACTCCAGCACAACGGGAAGTTTTATAGCTTCTTAAACGTCCTATTcgttttaaatatacatttgtttacatttttctttggtttttattacccgctgtctatacttgacaaatatttatcataacaattaatgacgtttgttgtcaagacaaagttgtctgagcaaaatcactaacaattttgacataacgaagcaataatactaataaatggtgactatacctgataattttgtgtcttgacaaccattttgacgtttatcatgatacaagggggttagttttattttatttttttaatttgaaaagaaaatgtatgaatgaatgtttatataataaagacaaaaaaagtagtattttttaaaaaactatgatttttcataattccaataAACGTCAGAACGTTAATATGCCGACAAAAAGAGAAAGTGAGACTACCTTGTATTTTTGTATCATGAATAatgaacgaattttgtttattttagctGCATGGttttgaaactatttttttggaaataatacgGTATCTCGCAGATACATTGTTACGAAATtacacatggttggagctgaggggTTTTCAAGTTGATTTTCAGCTCTCTAGgtgtaatgggggccagtgcgtggcccctcaaagttggtcacctcgggtctcggTGGCGCACAGGAGTACAATTTTGATTCTCATAACTACTAATAGGCCATACATCacgaaaataaagcaaaaatataGATCATTTCAGGTGAAAATGAAAAGACATCAGAGAGTTAAGAAGGCGTGGAAATAACATTCACTTTGAACTACTTCCAAATTTGTTTGCTGTGTATTAATTAATAAAGCAGCCTAACATTATGGATACTTTAACCTTTCATAGGACTTTAGGCACAAGGTTTTCTTGCCTTTTTAAGCTAGGTTTCATAATGTTCATAATGGGTTAATTCTCGCACTCGTAATAGATTTCGAATATTTCGTGGCTTTCGAGTAAAAACTCGGTCGTAATCGAATGCCATCgacataaattaaaatacattttattcgatatcgaataagggaattccaaatataaaaaaaattctggctCCTTCGAACTCGCTCGTATACGAATTCGAGAATTAGCCCCCTGATATTGGTTTGTAAATATAGCCAActtaagttaattttgtttatataaacaatatttttttttaacttgaaaataaattcattcgactattcgattaatctacaattattgatcgaaaaatgttttattctaaactgaataatgttattcattcgcataaaaaatatattttttcctcgatcatttgaatattttttttcgtttatcaaccatgttattataattaaaataaaaaaacagtacactagtacaacaaaaaaacgaatgttttatttttaaattaatttaaaattatatttatttaggaGTAAACGTAAGATTTAACATGAATAGAGAAGAAAAaggaaaacattaaaatttatgtactcgtataattatttatatatgtatgtatgtatgatggatgttgtgtttttgttaaatttaaaatatttgacagaaataaaaactaaaagttgTCATTTCGACTAAAACTGATACAGTAATAAATCAAGTTTTACATGATAGACAATGACTACTAGAAtgataaaatgtaaattaagaagcattactattttaaaagaaaatataagtttttgttaGATTCATTGTCTGGAAATGCTGAGAGGAATTAAAAATGATTGGTTTTCCTTTACAGGCGACGTGCGTACACTTTAAATGAAACTAATACAGTTGATGATGATGAGGCTGTTAAATGGCCAGTTAGTTGATGGTGATTTGTAGTGAAGATGCGGTGTAGTAGTATGTGGTGCagagaaatataaatatgtagataatcggtataaataaatgttggtAACACAACGCGTTAGGTTTTTCTTTGTAAGTCAGCGCgctcttttttgaaaatgtcgtgAGGAGAAgtatgtgtttttatttatgttgttattGCGTTGTGCAAATCTGGGAATGCCACTCATAATCGCTTAAGCATACGCTTTTTTTCCTTTATAAGTTTCTCCTTTTTCTTGTCCTGTAGTTTCTTATCGACGGCATGTTTTTTCGAACTTGGGCCATCATCATCTTTGGAATCTGTTGATTTAGCGGCTAAAGCATGAATTTCAGTCATCATTTTTGCTCGCTGCGAGTAGTCATCGTAACGCTCCAACAGCATCTTGCCGGCTTCTTCATTTAAAGCCGACTCCGCATTGGGTACAATAAGTAGACATTTAATGGTTAGCAGTATATGTTTAATACCCAAATCCGGTTTCCAATCCTTTTTCAAAGTGTTTACACAGATCTCACCATTAGCCGCGACATTGGGATGAAATATTTTGGTTATGAAAAATGCTTTTGGAGGTGATTGAGGGAAATCTTTGCCTAAAGTAAGTTTAATGCGAAACATGCCACCGGTATATGGTGTGCCAGCTGGACCTTCGATAAGCGCCTGTATATCGGTGACATCAGCgtcattaatttgtatttttataccctccaggGGATTCTCAACCATGCTCTGCATTTCCTTCATCACTTGTCTTATTGTTTGGGGGGATAGATTTTCTACATTGGATatctaaaagaaattaaattaagagaaaaaaatattttagatttttgctcAAATATTATAGTAATGTGAAAAAATAGCGTAAATATTGTTGTTATGGCTAAATTGAAAATTCTAAATCAGCacagatttgaaaaaaatgttgctctatTAATAGCATTATTCAGATTTGCAATTGTAATGTAGCTATATTTTTGAGTACACtctatttactagggtattcattcgactattgatcgttcgattaatcgaataatttcatacgaataattattcgaacaattttaaaatggccattttcgaataacgaataattcgaacaattttatgtagaataatcgaataaaacgaataaatgtacatatatatttaaatatattaaattgcttaaaattttacataatttcaaatttaaataagtaataatgactgacaaaattgtattgtttctgaaattcgacaaataactaaagacaaactgactttcgatcactgtagatgagtgttccgatagatccttctataaatatataaatattactgcaagaagatacaattctaaaaacaaatctttcaaaatgtttaacttaggacttgaaccaatgtaaataaaaggtacggattaaaatattttttatttaaatggcgaaatattagaagaaacgcaattaataattaaaatattaacttagattaaagtggagttgaatgtgatggataatgtgattttgaaacggtagtcgaaagtgatattgatgataacatttataatgattacattgaaatagaccaaggccatgatcttaaaatatgtgtatataagtgatgttattaagtgttgcaaaatatttaataaatcgaatgatacaCAAAAaatgcaaactaacgttttgttgcaaaaaaAGCTTTGAGTTCGTctatacataattttgaacatctttgtctaacatggtaataaactttctgggtatttgtaaatgcttcaatcatgcactgcctgaccttaaattagccacgttcactaacaatgatatcaaactttggacagatttcctttattgtgtaattctccaagaccactttattaagcaaagattcggcaacgttgatagagcttgatgtataatacaatttgttataaataatttagaaatagtgaataattaatttactaaagaattagttactcaatttaaaacgcGAATTAATTAACGACATaacaaagttcttaatacgtttatattgtagttcaattcaggatcatgcccaaccagctcaaattttttaaagcatagctccaaaacggaaactataggatttgctagtcaattgtttgcTAGATTTGTTTtgtaatctgatcagaatatttctgatgaaaatttaatgatggactttgttttcgaatgttttttaacattatcaatacttgaattgttaactttaaagttattttttgttttatttaacttaattctttacttttttaaaaaattttaattattcgaataattcgattaattttaaacgtgtgatcgaattattcgaacaagttaaaatctcttattcgaattattcgttttattcgaacaagagaaaaatcgaataattcgagtaCCCTACTATTTACTAAATTCTTTTCCCATACAAAATTGCTATGCTAAACCATAATTGACTTATTGTTTGACTTATTAgtacttttgaaaataaatctattggcaaagctaattttataaaacgaagatatttaaaagtttgaatGGGTTAAGGTATAAatacaaatgtatttataaaaaaaatggaaaaatgtaaaataaaatgttttttataaggCAACATAAATAATGAAGCAATATATTATTATTGCtttagaaaaattgtatatcactattaatcatattaaaataaaacaatttataccTACGATTAGTTACAGAATTCAATTTCTGACGAAATAACAATAGCTATAAATAATGTTCTGGAATAAAACATTCAAGGTTATGTTGTCATACTTCTTATTTATGGCAAAGAAACCTCATCACCTAGaccacaaatattaaaaaaccctatttcaaattttttggcaatacaaattcaattcatttcacaaaaaaaaagtaatcaatTCAACTTACCGAACTcatttttgttgctattttattatttaaacgtTTCCCTTAATTCAATTAGACTTCCCTCCAAATTTATGTGTCTTTTTCAGCTGCTGTTGTCCTTTTCAATGTATTTCTGGCTTCGGCGGAGAAAAAAATGTCTGCTGCTGCAGCTGTCTTTTAACACGGTTTGAAATGTTTGTTGCTTTATTTAATGGATTCCCTCTTCCtagaaataaacatttttcgttttgattcattaaattaataaaatcaagtaatttaaggtCTTTAAATTcagattatatttatatatacatcttctatcttacaaaaacaattagGGTTCAGTTTGTATTCAttctatttgtttattaaatgatttcatgaaaaccaagacttttcataaaatattttgagaactaAAATCGCACTCTGCCATTTTTACAatcaaaaatcgccaaaatgctGAAAAATCTTGTTTTCTGACATTATGTTTTGCTCCCTGTTCGTAACTAAAAACAGAGTCGtattttgcatttgtttttttcttgcgCTGCCTATAATTGGCAGCGCAAAAAATATCTGCTTGACAAACAAGCTATCAAGCAGCCAATGAAAATTCCCATCAGTGCTTGAAGTTTACTGATGACCTAGGAAGACCGCTTGAATCCATGCACATAATAATGACATGTGTTTGTGTGAAGTAACTGCTTGAAGTTATTTTCTGTCGCAGAGCTTGTTTTTTAGGCAGCAGaattgcttttgttttttgttatgaaaagcaaataaaaaattcattgtgtcgtattttacacaaaaatatttaaagtaaggATATAAATACCTTGCATTCATCATTACATcttatgttttgattttattccaCTCAATTTTATTAGTTCTATTaagaagaaataataataattgccgTAATATACTGCCACTTtcgtttaatttgtttgttttctactGTTGAATATGCTTTTGTAGAATCACTATTTCCTAGTGTGTAATACAGTTGATGcagatttataattttactattgtataatgtttttgttgttttaaacttaaacttttGTACATAAACTCAAATAAAAGGGTAAAATATCTTATTGAAATAAAGCAAATAATTCTGGTGCAGACAATATAATATAATCGCAGCAAATACACAATAATTTTCGATAACAATTTGTTGtcgtttattacaaaaaaaagtgttatcGAAACTCGTTGTTTGACTTTTTGTTCAGGGTTGCTTTAAAAAAGAGGTTGCCACTGTTTGACATGAGTTGTTAATGCATTGgtcgttttaaatttatttattaaactgtGTACCACGAAAAATATACATACGAAAACTTAGACAGGAAATTAGGAATCAGTTGTTAAAGGAGCTCTCTTGGAAAGAAAAcgttataactaattttggtaTCTCATTTATTGTTTGTTAAAGTAAATCACTTTATTTTGCATACATCAAAGGCATATTCCACAATTGTATtgctcaaattaaaataaaaaatataaaaattttgtatgttcATAGCTCTCCTAATTAATAGAGTTTGGCTTAATTTGTTTTGACAATCCAAATATTTATCTAATAGgtcaaatccaaaaaaaaaatttactgatattaacaaaaacaagtaagagagctatattcggctgtgccgaatcttttattttttttttattttcaacaacctagccggttataaatttctactttaaaaaaaatcttatattttaaaataaatcttatcaccacattatactttaaaataaaaattttaaatatttttagataaacatttttttaaatattttttttatttcttttttttaatattttttaatttgtaaaaaaatttatggaaaaaaattgtgttcATTATATAACCATATTGTctttaatccagatatagataaaaataagccaaaaatcgaggttgtcctggtttttccttatatatcagccatttgtggtccgattttctcaattttaaatacatagtaaccgaaccgggtctatagcaaatatattgatgtatgaatcatgtacatacgtaagttatttggggactacggaaagttgatttcaatatacagacagACATGTCTATATATACTCCGATATCTACCTAtatcgatccagaatatatatactttgtgggttcgcaaatgaaaaaaggagAAATTATGTATTATTGTAGTATGGCAAAAACTATGGTTAggtttccaggcagccacgaaatGAAGAAAAGAAGAGCAAAAATGTTCTAACCCTTTAGTGACTCAGTATTTTGATGGATATCCCATGTTTTTATTACTGCTCATCAGCAACGATGCATTGAACGAACTAAAAATCAGTCTTACTTCAGGTTATATGTAATTTCGATTTCGTATTTTGCGATCTAACATTTCCCATAAGTTTTCTATGAGATAGACAATTGGACACGCCACTTGAAAATACGTTTGATGCATTGGTGTGCAGGAATTTTCAAACTAGAGCAGACATGAGCAGAccataccacaattgtggaaaatcaaatcacacgtattcttatgctcttacattttagtagtcgttgtccactcaacgagacaactaggaatacgcatgagcactggtgcatgactttttccttattttttcagtttttgtatttgtgtgtttgtaggtgcactgattaaaataaagaattgaatgcgTTGGTGAGAGAATTTATTTTTGAGCATCTTAAGTCCCTTTTGAAGTTGCTTCCAAAAACCTTTTGCATTTTTACGATGAATTTTACcagagtttaaaattactactatattagtcaaaaaattgcaaaaaaaatcataattttacatgaaaactgcaacaaatatttaacaagataatatttaattgtatacatactaaaaatataaatactatttacgaattccatatatgcacaagcttcatggtagaaatatttgtcgcagtttttccaaaaatattttgccttacacaatattttacgttgcagctagaagacaaaatgaaaatttttcatttttaaaacatttgctgcctaaatatatgtatatttttggttagcaaaaacaaatgaaattgcttgtgtataatatacaaaaaatttactacaaaaacatcatacatgcaaacaaattgcagcgtgaaacccataaactgcaaacgatatgcgcagtgaaaaattcaaacaatgaaaatatggaagatgctaaaagtagactgccaaaccatacgaagttgaaaaatgtaaaatacgaaattgtgcaaagttaaaaatgtttaaagcgaaaatgtttatttttaaaatatttccgccgcatatatggttttgttttgccgcatatagtcattgagtagaaaaatgtgaaaaaaactatgaagttgatttgggtg belongs to Calliphora vicina chromosome 4, idCalVici1.1, whole genome shotgun sequence and includes:
- the LOC135958100 gene encoding ubiquitin-conjugating enzyme E2 S, giving the protein MSSISNVENLSPQTIRQVMKEMQSMVENPLEGIKIQINDADVTDIQALIEGPAGTPYTGGMFRIKLTLGKDFPQSPPKAFFITKIFHPNVAANGEICVNTLKKDWKPDLGIKHILLTIKCLLIVPNAESALNEEAGKMLLERYDDYSQRAKMMTEIHALAAKSTDSKDDDGPSSKKHAVDKKLQDKKKEKLIKEKKRMLKRL